Proteins co-encoded in one Actinobacillus succinogenes 130Z genomic window:
- a CDS encoding ribonuclease H-like domain-containing protein: MRIFIDIETIPTTNADYQNYVCENLKAPGNYKNAEAIEKWLEENKGEAVNKTALDGAFGEIVVIGVAIDDEEPVLFYREDWQSADRETDILTRFNNYLREHANKSTSAPQFIGHNITKFDDRFIFQRSVVNGVKPYYTTSRQNTYDTMTEWAGYGGTVSLDKLCKVLDVEQKGDIDGSKVWQYVQDGKISEVAEYCAKDVERVRQIYKRMTFEGAL, from the coding sequence ATGCGGATTTTTATTGACATCGAAACCATCCCAACCACAAACGCAGACTACCAAAATTACGTATGCGAAAACCTAAAAGCGCCGGGAAATTATAAAAATGCTGAAGCGATTGAAAAATGGCTTGAAGAAAACAAAGGCGAAGCAGTGAATAAAACCGCACTAGACGGCGCATTCGGCGAAATCGTTGTGATTGGTGTCGCGATTGATGATGAAGAACCAGTGTTGTTTTACCGTGAAGATTGGCAATCGGCAGACCGTGAAACGGACATTTTAACGCGGTTTAATAATTATCTACGTGAGCACGCCAATAAATCAACGTCCGCCCCACAATTTATCGGACATAACATTACAAAATTTGACGACCGATTTATCTTTCAGCGCTCTGTTGTCAATGGCGTAAAGCCGTATTACACCACCAGTCGGCAAAATACTTACGACACGATGACAGAATGGGCGGGCTATGGCGGTACGGTATCGCTTGATAAGCTCTGTAAAGTGCTTGATGTAGAGCAAAAAGGTGATATTGACGGCTCCAAAGTATGGCAGTACGTCCAAGACGGCAAGATCAGCGAAGTGGCGGAATATTGTGCGAAAGACGTTGAGCGTGTGCGCCAAATTTACAAACGGATGACCTTTGAGGGGGCGCTATGA
- a CDS encoding class I SAM-dependent methyltransferase: MGKFILDACCGSRMFHFDKNNPLVLFADNRSFEGTPCDGRLLKIDPDVIHDFTSMPYPDKSFKLVIFDPPPLIKGGDKAWLIQKYGRLEEDWRTQLKRGFDECMRVLDDFGTLVFKWNETQIPVREVLKVLSAQPVIGHRSGKANNTHWMLFFKLDQENVREMK; the protein is encoded by the coding sequence ATGGGAAAGTTTATTTTAGATGCTTGCTGTGGCAGTCGGATGTTTCACTTCGACAAAAACAATCCTCTCGTATTGTTCGCCGACAATCGTTCGTTCGAAGGTACGCCTTGTGATGGGCGGTTGTTAAAAATAGATCCGGATGTAATCCACGATTTTACAAGCATGCCCTATCCTGACAAGTCTTTTAAGCTTGTAATTTTTGACCCTCCGCCCCTAATTAAGGGCGGCGATAAAGCTTGGCTAATCCAAAAATACGGAAGACTTGAAGAAGATTGGAGGACGCAATTAAAACGGGGCTTTGATGAATGTATGAGGGTGCTTGATGATTTCGGCACCCTTGTTTTTAAGTGGAACGAAACGCAAATACCAGTGCGAGAAGTTTTAAAGGTGTTATCTGCTCAACCTGTCATCGGACACAGGTCCGGAAAAGCCAATAATACGCACTGGATGTTATTTTTTAAGCTTGATCAAGAAAATGTCCGTGAGATGAAATAA
- a CDS encoding type II toxin-antitoxin system RelE/ParE family toxin, which translates to MFTIIQTKIFSDWLRGLKDLSGKAAIIARINRAANGNFGDHKSVGGGLYEMRIAKGPGYRVYYGKSGEITYLLISGGDKSTQKADIVKAKALWEEIKRQEELNHE; encoded by the coding sequence ATGTTCACTATTATTCAAACTAAAATATTTAGTGATTGGTTAAGGGGGCTAAAGGATTTATCGGGCAAAGCTGCAATAATTGCTCGCATTAACAGAGCAGCGAACGGCAATTTCGGTGATCATAAATCGGTAGGGGGTGGATTGTATGAAATGCGTATTGCAAAAGGTCCCGGATATAGGGTTTATTATGGCAAGTCAGGTGAAATAACTTATTTGCTCATTTCAGGTGGGGATAAATCCACACAAAAGGCAGATATTGTAAAGGCGAAAGCTTTATGGGAAGAAATAAAGCGGCAGGAGGAATTAAATCATGAGTAA
- the ppnN gene encoding nucleotide 5'-monophosphate nucleosidase PpnN encodes MSNIYYINPKGSMDQLSHMEVRQLTRQAESSLYQLYRNCSLAVLNSGAVTDDSRGLLNKYQDFDIHLLTKERGVSLELHNPPETAFVDEVMILNIQYNLFAVLRDILFVNAMMHRFGLNRHQDSESITNQVFSILRNANALNIDKEPNLVVCWGGHSISEVEYQYSRAVGLELGLRELNIITGCGTGVMEAPMKGAAIGHANQRIKNSRFIGITEPSIIASEPPNPIVNELIIMPDIEKRLEAFVRMGHGIVIFAGGPGTFEEFMFILGIKLNPANRAQRLPLILTGPKESADYFAAIDQFVAETLGEEAQKLYTIIIDDPVTVARHMQKAMRDVRHQRYADSDSYCFNWSLKIDYAFQQPFVPTHTNMANLNLHLNQSAVNLAANLRCAFSGIVAGNIKADTQDEIERLGKFKLHGAPELMKKMDKLLESFVKQHRMKLPTGDAYVPCYEIHQQ; translated from the coding sequence ATGAGCAATATTTATTACATTAATCCGAAAGGCAGTATGGATCAGCTTTCCCATATGGAAGTGCGTCAGTTGACGCGTCAAGCCGAATCCTCTCTTTATCAGCTTTACCGTAACTGTTCGCTGGCGGTGCTCAACTCCGGCGCCGTCACCGACGACAGCCGCGGTTTGCTGAACAAATATCAGGATTTCGATATTCATCTTCTCACCAAAGAACGCGGTGTCAGTCTGGAATTGCATAATCCGCCGGAAACCGCATTTGTTGACGAGGTGATGATTCTTAACATTCAATATAATCTGTTTGCGGTTTTACGCGATATTCTGTTTGTAAATGCGATGATGCACCGTTTCGGTCTGAATCGCCACCAGGACAGCGAAAGCATTACTAATCAGGTTTTCAGCATTTTGCGTAATGCCAATGCGTTAAATATCGACAAAGAACCCAATCTGGTGGTTTGCTGGGGCGGACATTCTATCAGCGAAGTGGAATATCAATACAGTCGCGCGGTAGGGTTGGAGCTCGGTTTGCGCGAACTCAATATTATTACCGGTTGCGGTACGGGTGTTATGGAAGCGCCGATGAAAGGCGCGGCAATCGGTCATGCCAACCAACGAATCAAAAACAGCCGCTTTATCGGGATTACGGAGCCTTCAATTATCGCTTCCGAACCGCCTAATCCCATTGTAAACGAATTGATTATCATGCCTGATATCGAAAAACGGCTTGAAGCCTTTGTCCGCATGGGGCACGGTATCGTAATTTTCGCCGGCGGCCCCGGTACCTTTGAAGAATTTATGTTTATTTTGGGCATTAAACTGAATCCTGCCAACCGGGCGCAACGGTTGCCGCTGATTTTAACCGGTCCGAAAGAAAGTGCCGACTATTTTGCCGCCATCGATCAATTCGTAGCGGAAACCTTAGGCGAAGAAGCACAAAAACTATACACGATTATTATTGATGATCCCGTCACCGTAGCGCGCCATATGCAAAAAGCCATGCGTGATGTCCGTCATCAGCGTTACGCGGATAGCGACAGTTATTGCTTTAACTGGTCGCTGAAAATCGATTATGCGTTCCAGCAGCCTTTTGTGCCTACTCATACAAATATGGCGAATTTAAATCTGCATTTAAATCAAAGTGCGGTGAATTTAGCGGCAAATTTACGTTGTGCCTTTTCCGGCATTGTGGCGGGTAATATCAAAGCCGATACGCAGGATGAAATCGAAAGATTAGGAAAATTCAAACTGCACGGTGCGCCCGAATTAATGAAAAAAATGGATAAACTGCTGGAAAGTTTTGTTAAACAGCACCGGATGAAATTGCCGACCGGCGATGCCTACGTGCCTTGTTATGAAATTCATCAGCAATAA
- a CDS encoding Zn-ribbon-containing protein — MYLIEVFFRNQPADNLLAQMPLINKVIDQWRYNGQILGREIPVFPAQQDGQPGLATRVICPEQSSLLPENNNVEVEKALAQAEKCGLFLDSFQIIGEDLNSDITFAQNKPQWQVLYTTYLQVCSPLHSGDRLAPIPLYKQLKTIPHLSIDIIKWQENWQACDQLQMNGAVLEKQTLAEISDTAGNLFKHGYYLAQEIERHTGIPTFYYLYRVGGESAKSESARLCPLCGGEWRLPTPLFDLFTFKCDDCRLVSNFSWNWQNESI, encoded by the coding sequence ATGTATCTTATCGAAGTTTTTTTCCGGAATCAGCCCGCCGATAATCTCCTTGCGCAAATGCCGTTAATAAATAAAGTAATCGATCAATGGCGTTATAACGGGCAGATTCTTGGCCGTGAAATTCCCGTTTTTCCGGCACAACAGGACGGACAACCGGGTCTGGCAACGCGCGTAATTTGCCCCGAGCAATCCAGTTTACTGCCGGAAAATAACAACGTTGAAGTGGAAAAAGCCTTGGCACAGGCGGAAAAGTGCGGTCTGTTTTTAGACAGTTTTCAGATTATCGGTGAGGATCTCAATTCCGATATTACCTTTGCACAAAACAAACCGCAGTGGCAGGTGCTCTATACAACTTATCTGCAAGTATGTTCGCCACTGCACAGCGGCGATCGACTGGCGCCGATTCCGCTGTATAAACAGCTGAAAACCATTCCGCACTTAAGCATCGACATAATCAAATGGCAGGAAAACTGGCAAGCCTGCGACCAATTGCAAATGAACGGCGCCGTACTGGAAAAACAAACATTGGCGGAAATTTCCGATACTGCCGGCAATCTGTTCAAACACGGTTATTATCTGGCGCAGGAAATAGAACGGCACACCGGCATTCCGACCTTCTATTATCTTTATCGTGTCGGCGGAGAAAGCGCAAAAAGCGAATCCGCCCGTCTCTGTCCGCTTTGCGGCGGCGAATGGCGATTACCTACACCGCTTTTTGACCTTTTTACATTTAAATGCGATGATTGCCGTCTTGTTTCGAATTTCTCTTGGAATTGGCAAAATGAATCGATATGA
- a CDS encoding helix-turn-helix domain-containing protein, with protein MNIEEHYYSIKDLVEKGLGSKATLHRMIKNGRLKKVKFGRSTRIAESEIARYLREQSPTAQ; from the coding sequence ATGAACATAGAAGAACATTACTATTCAATCAAGGACCTGGTAGAAAAGGGATTGGGCTCAAAAGCCACTTTACACCGCATGATTAAAAACGGTAGACTAAAGAAAGTTAAATTCGGACGCTCTACGAGGATTGCCGAAAGCGAAATAGCTCGTTATTTACGGGAACAATCCCCCACTGCTCAATAA
- a CDS encoding DUF1071 domain-containing protein: MSLQQKAWETLSKINVNDKTETKGAGKYALTYLSWAWAWGVLMQYFPQSTYLIHEDRLLPDGSVIVGITLTIKEGEEEFSRYMWLPVMDHLNKSIKNPDAMAINKAYMRCLAKAIAMCGLGHYIYAGEDLPNEEDGKESPKPKSQPNSSNSTKRNMNSTPPKQPLDDKSTMEKLKDGLRECENKQELEERYSKQMPWLEKNHIELIDEYNAFYDECLFNLTV, translated from the coding sequence ATGAGCTTACAACAAAAGGCGTGGGAAACCCTATCTAAAATAAACGTAAACGACAAAACAGAAACAAAGGGTGCGGGCAAATATGCCCTAACCTATCTTTCCTGGGCTTGGGCGTGGGGCGTGTTGATGCAATATTTCCCACAATCAACTTATTTGATCCACGAAGACAGATTATTGCCTGATGGCTCTGTGATTGTTGGTATAACCCTCACTATTAAAGAAGGTGAAGAAGAATTCAGCCGTTATATGTGGCTGCCGGTAATGGATCATTTAAATAAATCCATAAAAAACCCCGATGCAATGGCAATTAACAAAGCCTATATGCGTTGCCTTGCTAAGGCTATCGCAATGTGCGGCTTGGGACATTATATTTATGCCGGCGAAGATTTGCCGAATGAAGAAGACGGCAAAGAATCCCCAAAGCCAAAATCTCAGCCCAACTCAAGCAACTCAACGAAGCGGAATATGAATTCTACTCCGCCTAAACAACCATTGGACGACAAATCAACAATGGAGAAGCTGAAAGATGGTCTGCGTGAATGTGAAAACAAACAGGAACTTGAAGAACGATACAGCAAACAAATGCCGTGGCTAGAAAAAAACCATATCGAATTAATTGACGAATACAACGCATTTTATGATGAATGCTTATTTAATTTAACTGTTTAG
- a CDS encoding addiction module antidote protein, whose protein sequence is MSKKIELKPFDAAEYLDSEEMIAAYLSEVLESGDTNEFISALGDVARARGMTELAEKTGLGRESLYKTLSYGSKPRFDTIMKITQALGIKLVPTHA, encoded by the coding sequence ATGAGTAAAAAAATAGAATTGAAGCCATTTGATGCGGCTGAATATTTGGATAGCGAGGAAATGATTGCCGCTTATTTAAGCGAAGTCTTAGAATCCGGCGATACAAACGAATTTATTTCTGCATTAGGAGATGTCGCCAGAGCAAGAGGGATGACGGAATTAGCAGAGAAAACAGGTTTAGGAAGAGAAAGCCTTTATAAAACGCTATCGTACGGCAGCAAACCTCGTTTTGATACTATAATGAAAATTACACAGGCCTTAGGCATTAAGCTTGTCCCTACACATGCTTAA
- the truC gene encoding tRNA pseudouridine(65) synthase TruC has translation MLDILYQDEFIVAVNKPAGMLVHRSWLDRHETQFVMQTLRDQIGQHVFPIHRLDRPTSGVLLFALHSDIANLLCRQFEGKTVRKSYLAVVRGYLSGEARIDYALKIRRDKIADKFSQENKEAQAAVTDYTGLQTAEMPWAVGKYQTCRYSLVRLMPHTGRKHQLRRHMKHIFHPILGDTQYGDLHQNRALAEQTQVSRLMLHAEKLAFNHPVNQTRLVLQAGFDEQWLKLLRMFGWNE, from the coding sequence ATGCTGGACATTTTATATCAGGACGAGTTTATCGTTGCGGTAAACAAACCTGCCGGCATGCTGGTGCACCGCAGTTGGCTGGATCGGCACGAAACCCAATTTGTGATGCAGACTTTACGCGACCAAATCGGGCAACATGTTTTTCCTATTCACCGCTTGGATCGCCCTACTTCGGGCGTGTTACTGTTCGCTTTACACAGTGACATCGCCAATTTGCTGTGTCGACAGTTTGAAGGAAAAACCGTACGGAAAAGTTATCTGGCGGTGGTGCGAGGGTATCTGAGCGGCGAGGCGCGGATTGATTATGCCCTGAAAATCCGGCGGGATAAAATCGCCGATAAATTCAGTCAGGAAAATAAAGAAGCGCAAGCGGCAGTGACGGATTATACCGGGTTACAAACCGCGGAAATGCCATGGGCGGTAGGGAAGTACCAAACCTGCCGATATTCCTTAGTGCGCTTAATGCCGCATACCGGACGTAAACATCAGCTGCGTCGCCACATGAAGCATATTTTTCACCCGATTTTAGGCGACACCCAATACGGCGATTTACACCAAAACCGCGCTTTAGCCGAACAAACGCAAGTCTCCCGTTTAATGCTGCATGCGGAAAAACTGGCGTTTAACCATCCCGTCAACCAAACCCGGTTGGTATTACAGGCGGGATTTGACGAACAATGGCTAAAACTGCTGAGGATGTTTGGTTGGAATGAATAA
- a CDS encoding YqcC family protein, which produces MPIRQKTRQNLTALQAIMHELALWQSVPPAEEAFLSEQPFAIDTMSATEWLQWIFIPRMHALLDSEHPLPTQIAVVPYIEEALKEQERLAELLRPIIEIEQLLKHQ; this is translated from the coding sequence ATGCCAATTCGACAAAAAACACGTCAAAATCTGACCGCACTTCAGGCGATTATGCATGAACTGGCTCTGTGGCAAAGTGTCCCGCCCGCAGAAGAAGCTTTCCTCAGCGAACAGCCTTTTGCCATTGATACCATGTCGGCGACGGAATGGTTACAGTGGATTTTTATTCCGCGTATGCATGCGTTGCTGGACAGTGAACACCCCTTACCGACGCAAATTGCGGTTGTTCCTTATATTGAAGAAGCGTTAAAAGAGCAGGAACGCCTGGCGGAATTGCTGCGACCGATCATTGAAATCGAACAATTACTGAAACATCAATAA
- the queF gene encoding NADPH-dependent 7-cyano-7-deazaguanine reductase QueF (Catalyzes the NADPH-dependent reduction of 7-cyano-7-deazaguanine (preQ0) to 7-aminomethyl-7-deazaguanine (preQ1) in queuosine biosynthesis) — MNRYDNSLSGLKLGQKTEYNAKYDRTLLQPVPRRLNRDDLGISAQQPFNQGADIWTAYEISWLNPKGLPQIAIADAEIDFRSENLVESKSFKLYLNSFNQTKFASPAEVQDTIRRDLQDCVQGEVKVRLNSVAFYTHQPIHELSGEIIDNQDIEISDYGFNAELLTNCTCDVQVEETLVSHLLKSNCLITGQPDWGTLQIRYAGNRIDREKLLRYIVSFRQHNEFHEQCVERIFCDILHYAEPEKLTVYARYTRRGGLDINPFRSNFEPVPGNFRLARQ, encoded by the coding sequence ATGAATCGATATGACAACAGTCTGAGCGGCTTAAAACTCGGACAAAAAACAGAATATAACGCAAAATACGACCGCACTTTACTGCAGCCCGTACCGCGCCGCTTAAATCGCGATGATTTGGGCATCAGTGCACAACAACCGTTTAACCAAGGTGCGGATATTTGGACGGCTTACGAGATTTCATGGCTGAATCCGAAAGGTTTGCCGCAGATTGCCATTGCGGATGCGGAAATTGATTTCCGTTCGGAAAATCTGGTGGAATCCAAAAGTTTTAAGCTCTATTTAAACAGCTTTAACCAGACTAAGTTCGCCTCCCCGGCAGAGGTTCAAGACACCATACGACGGGATTTACAGGATTGCGTTCAGGGCGAAGTCAAAGTGCGGTTAAATTCTGTGGCGTTTTATACTCATCAACCCATACATGAACTTTCGGGCGAAATTATTGACAATCAGGATATTGAAATTTCAGATTATGGCTTTAATGCCGAATTACTGACGAATTGCACCTGTGACGTGCAGGTGGAAGAAACCCTCGTCAGCCATTTATTGAAATCCAATTGTTTGATTACCGGTCAGCCGGACTGGGGAACGCTGCAAATTCGTTATGCCGGCAACCGAATTGATCGCGAAAAACTGCTGCGTTATATCGTGTCGTTCCGTCAACACAATGAATTTCACGAACAATGCGTCGAACGTATTTTCTGCGATATTCTGCATTATGCCGAACCCGAAAAATTAACCGTGTATGCCCGTTATACACGACGTGGCGGATTGGATATTAACCCGTTCCGTTCCAATTTTGAACCCGTGCCGGGCAATTTTCGTCTGGCGAGACAATAA